The proteins below are encoded in one region of Misgurnus anguillicaudatus chromosome 24, ASM2758022v2, whole genome shotgun sequence:
- the LOC141361691 gene encoding uncharacterized protein, protein MDPAEVEDLSARLSDLSSRLDQLSADATQLSLPSQTEPYVSAPPPYDGNPTSCRAFLTQCSLVFALQPRRYFSEITRVAFVITLLIGKAREWATAVWDARDPCCRSFHEFREEMEKLFDRSVRGDAAAARLAHLVQGRHTITEYAIEFKTLAATCQWNEAALRAQFVEGLSDELQDEIAVHDLPPSLDAIIDLALRIEARRLLRDQRRSIRQRAFSDKTTTSPSSSSLPSAVPESMQLGRMRLPQRERERRLQKALCLYCGRSGHFAKTCPLKGRCPSVNTGVLVGATSSKLSSVSSTQLPVVLSFAGRDHPSTALLDSGAEGNFIDEALVRAWNVPVVPLQSPLDVWSLKGQQMARITHCTSPVSLSVSGNHREEIVLHILHASLSPIILGHGWLAQHNPHVDWQNSIILSWSQSCHVSCLGSAVSGSVLSLPQVPAVDLTGVPAEYADIAQVFSKARATSLPPHRPYDCAIDLLPGTSPPKDPAAQFIVEVDASDVGVGAVLSQRSAKDGKVHPCAFFSHRLNPAERNYDIGNRELLAVRLALGEWRHWLEGTSEPFLVWTDHKNLEYIRSARRLSSRQARWALFFDRFNFTLSYRPGSKNTKPDALSRLFESPGSDRDETILPEGRVVGALRWGIEQRVRRAGREGEVPEGCPAGRLWVPNALRSEVIRWGHESKFVCHPGVRRTLATVRQRFWWPSMGPDVRQFVLACQVCARNKASHQAPIGLLKPLPIPSRPWSHIAIDFVTNLPSSKGNTVVLTIVDRFSKAVHFVPLPKLPTAKETAQVMIEHVFRLHGLPTDVVSDRGPQFISRFWQEFCRQIGSTASLSSGYHPQTNGQCERANQDLGRALRCLTSQYPSSWCQQLPWVEYAHNSLPVSSLNMSPFEASMGFQPPLFPSQEPDAVVPSALAFVRRCKRTWRKARFTLRQVSRRTKAAADRHRRTAPRFICGQKVWLSTKDLPLREPSRKLAPRFLGPYSIVKVINPVTVRLRLPPALGRVHPVFHVSKLKPVYFSHLNPVPSAPTPPTPQLIDGAPVYSVKSLLDVRRRGRGFQYLVDWEGYGPEERCWVPARDILDPGLIEDLRRRRGEPPHGPPGGGRGGGVLFPAQLSVFPIGVASVKSDTPGQRTLLAIIYSVRCPAAVRSIARNSAEDADSRSALLRVILLGSLTTAVRCPALALLKILTSLSLPSGFPLCAL, encoded by the exons ATGGATCCCGCGGAGGTTGAGGACTTATCTGCCCGTTTGTCGGATCTTTCCTCACGTTTGGACCAGCTCAGTGCCGATGCCACCCAACTCAGCCTGCCATCACAGACGGAGCCTTATGTTTCAGCCCCACCTCCATACGATGGTAATCCTACCTCCTGTCGGGCTTTTCTCACTCAATGTTCTTTGGTTTTTGCCCTCCAGCCCCGCCGCTATTTCTCAGAGATCACCCGGGTTGCGTTTGTGATCACCCTTCTGATTGGCAAGGCGCGCGAGTGGGCTACGGCCGTGTGGGATGCCCGCGATCCTTGCTGTCGGTCGTTTCATGAGTTTCGTGAGGAGATGGAGAAGCTCTTCGACCGTTCGGTGCGTGGGGACGCCGCTGCGGCTCGGTTGGCACATCTGGTTCAGGGAAGACACACTATCACCGAGTACGCCATTGAGTTTAAGACCCTAGCGGCTACCTGCCAATGGAATGAAGCGGCTCTCCGAGCGCAGTTTGTCGAGGGGCTGTCAGATGAGCTCCAGGACGAGATCGCTGTCCATGATCTTCCTCCCTCACTTGATGCCATCATTGACCTCGCTCTTCGGATCGAAGCCCGGAGATTGCTTCGCGATCAGCGACGCTCCATTCGCCAGCGAGCGTTTTCGGACAAGACCACCACTTCCCCCTCTTCATCATCTTTACCCTCTGCCGTGCCTGAGTCCATGCAGCTGGGGCGCATGCGCCtgccacagagagagagagagagacgcttGCAGAAGGCCCTGTGTTTGTATTGCGGGAGATCCGGACATTTTGCTAAGACCTGCCCGTTAAAGGGCCGCTGCCCATCTGTGAATACGGGAGTCCTGGTGGGCGCCACTTCCTCTAAGCTTTCCTCTGTTTCCAGTACCCAACTCCCCGTCGTGTTGTCCTTCGCTGGGCGTGATCATCCGTCCACCGCCCTTCTCGACTCTGGCGCGGAGGGCAACTTCATTGATGAAGCGCTGGTTCGCGCCTGGAATGTCCCGGTTGTCCCTCTCCAATCCCCTTTGGATGTCTGGTCCCTTAAGGGGCAGCAGATGGCGCggattacacactgcacttctCCTGTGAGTCTCTCTGTGTCTGGTAATCATCGTGAGGAGATTGTGTTGCATATCCTTCATGCTTCTCTATCTCCTATTATTTTGGGGCATGGATGGTTAGCGCAACACAACcctcacgttgattggcagaATAGTATtatcttgtcttggtctcagtcttgtcatgtgtcatgtcttggttctgctgtttctggttctgttctttctcttcctcaggttCCGGCGGTCGATTTGACCGGGGTCCCGGCGGAGTATGCGGATATCGCTCAGGTGTTTAGTAAAGCCCGGGCCACCTCCCTTCCTCCTCACCGGCCATATGATTGCGCTATTGATCTCCTCCCcggcacttctccgcctaaag ATCCGGCTGCTCAATTTATTGTGGAGGTGGATGCTTCGgatgtcggggtaggcgccGTTTTGTCTCAGCGGTCTGCTAAGGATGGCAAGGTGCATCCCTGTGCCTTTTTCTCCCATCGGTTAAACCCAGCAGAGCGAAATTATGACATAGGTAATCGGGAGCTGCTGGCGGTCAGACTGgctttgggtgagtggcgtcactggttggaggggacctcggagcccttcctggtctggacggatcataagaatctcgaatacatccGTTCAGCCAGGAGGTTATCTTCTCGtcaggctcgttgggcactcTTCTTTGACAGATTTAACTTCACCCTCTCGTACCGGCCCGGTTCAAAGAATACCAAACCCGACGCTCTCTCTCGTTTGTTCGAAAGTCCCGGTTCTGATAGGGACGAAACCATCCTCCCTGAGGGGCGGGTGGTGGGTGCCCTGCGCTGGGGAATAGAACAACGGGTGAGACGGGCCGGCCGGGAGGGGGAAGTGCCAGAGGGGTGCCCAGCGGGTCGATTGTGGGTGCCGAATGCGCTTCGCTCCgaggtcatccggtggggtcacgaGTCCAAGTTTGTTTGCCATCCGGGGGTTCGGAGAACGTTGGCTACCGTACGTCAGCGTTTCTGGTGGCCCTCTATGGGTCCcgatgtcagacagtttgtgtTAGCCTGTCAGGTTTGTGCCCGCAATAAGGCCTCTCATCAAGCCCCTATTGGTCTGCTTAAACCGTTACCCATCCCCTCTCGTCCTTGGTCACATATCGCCATCGATTTTGTAACCAATTTGCCTAGTTCTAAGGGAAACACTGTTGTTTTGACCATTGTGGACCGCTTCTCCAAGGCGGTTCATTTTGTCCCTTTGCCCAAATTACCCACTGCCAAGGAAACTGCCCAGGTAATGATCGAACACGTCTTTCGCTTACATGGTCTGCCCACAGACGTTGTTtcagataggggtcctcagtttatttcTCGTTTCTGGCAGGAATTTTGTAGACAAATAGGCTCCACAGCTAGCTTGTCTTCAGGGTATCATCCTCAGACCAAcgggcaatgtgaacgggctaacCAAGATTTAGGTAGAGCTCTCCGCTGTCTGACATCGCAATATCCGAGCTCCTGGTGCCAACAGTTACCCTGGGTTGAATACGCCCATAATTCTCTCCCTGTTTCTTCCCTTAACATGTCCCCTTTTGAGGCGTCCATGGGGTTTCAGCCCCCTTTATTCCCGTCACAAGAACCTGATGCGGTGGTTCCGTCTGCTCTTGCTTTTGTCCGTCGTTGCAAACGCACCTGGAGAAAAGCTAGATTTACATTACGTCAGGTTTCCAGACGAACCAAAGCCGCGGCCGATCGTCACCGTCGAACCGCGCCCCGCTTTATCTGTGGGCAGAAGGTATGGCTTTCGACCAAGGATTTACCTCTCCGTGAGCCTTCTCGCAAGCTGGCTCCACGATTCCTTGGGCCATACAGCATTGTTAAGGTCATTAATCCCGTGACGGTCAGGCTCAGATTGCCTCCAGCACTCGGTCGGGTTCACCCAGTTTTTCATGTGTCTAAACTGAAGCCTGTGTATTTTTCCCACCTTAATCCTGTTCCCTCTGCCCCCACCCCTCCCACCCCTCAGCTTATAGATGGTGCCCCTGTGTATTCAGTGAAGTCTTTACTGGATGTGCGTCGCCGGGGTAGGGGATTTCAATATCTCGTAGACTGGGAAGGAtatggtccggaggagaggtgttgggtaccggcccggGACATTCTGGACCCTGGGCTGATAGAGGATCTCCGCCGGCGACGGGGTGAGCCTCCTCATGGACCGCCCGGTGGCGGTCGTGGGGGGGGAGTCCt